The genomic region TCGGTCAGCGCCGTCCCGTTCTCCTTGAGGGCGAGGATGGCCTTCTCAACCTGTTCCCTGGTGTACACCTTGCTGTATCCATCCGATGCGGATATCTTGAAGTTATACTCGCCGTCCGGCATGCCCGCCTTATTTATGACGTCCATGAGCGGCACGCCAACGTAATCGCCCGTCTTCTCCGTCCCGGCGGAGTTGACCATGACGACGCCCTTCTTCTCGACGAAGCCCATCGCCTTAATGTCCGCAAAAGTGACCGTCGTCGGGCTTTTGCCCCCTATGATCTCTATCTTATAGTTCGGGTTATCTGCGAGGCCAGACTTAAGCCCCGAGTTATCCGTGCTACCTGCCGTGCATCCGCTCATCGCCACGGCGAGCATGACCAGCACAACGATCGATATAATACCTAGTTCACATCGCCTCATTTACCTATCTCCCCATAATCGCTAATATGGTAATAAGCAATGTAACATGTTGTTGTTTCATAATAAATGTGATGCAATCACATGTGATTACAGCACGAGGTGGCAAAGGACCAGAGCCCCCAGCGCGAAAATGCTTGCGAGCGAGATGAGTGTGTCCGCCAGGCTAAAGCGCGCCGCCCTCGTGAACGTCCTGTGGCGCATACGGCCGAAGGCCCTGCCCTCCATCGATATGACCAGGGCGTCCACCTTGGAAAGGGCCGAGACGATGAGCGGCATGAGAGTATACCTCGCCGTCTTAAAAAGACCATTTAGCCCTGCCCTGTCAACTTCAAGCCCCCTCGCCGCCTGGGCATCCCTCACCGTGCTCGCCTCCTCCTCGAACACCGGCATAAACCTTATGGCTGTCACGAGCATGAACCCGAAGCGGTAAGGCAGGCCCGCCCTCATAAGGGCGTATGCAAGCTCATTAGGGTCTGTGGTAAAGATGAAGAGCGCGCTTCCCATGATAACTGTGAGAAAGCGTAAAGCTATGATGAGCCCGCTATATACGCCTCCCGTCGTGACTTCAATGCTGAAAAAGATTAGAGGGACGCTTAAGATGGCCTCGCCGCCCTTCGTGAACACGGCCTGGACGGCGACGATAAGGGCGGCGAAAAGCACGAAATACTTAGACGTCACGAGGGATAAAAGCGCCCTCGATTTAAGCGATACCATTAAAAGGAGCATTACGATGAAAATTGATGCTTCGGCCTCCAGGCTATTTACAAGAAAGATGGAAACGCTGTAGGCGATGAGCGCGATAAGCTTGGTAAGCGGGTTGAGCCTGTGAA from Methanocella conradii HZ254 harbors:
- a CDS encoding energy-coupling factor transporter transmembrane component T family protein, whose protein sequence is MRIRYEQGSSLLHRLNPLTKLIALIAYSVSIFLVNSLEAEASIFIVMLLLMVSLKSRALLSLVTSKYFVLFAALIVAVQAVFTKGGEAILSVPLIFFSIEVTTGGVYSGLIIALRFLTVIMGSALFIFTTDPNELAYALMRAGLPYRFGFMLVTAIRFMPVFEEEASTVRDAQAARGLEVDRAGLNGLFKTARYTLMPLIVSALSKVDALVISMEGRAFGRMRHRTFTRAARFSLADTLISLASIFALGALVLCHLVL